In Apostichopus japonicus isolate 1M-3 chromosome 5, ASM3797524v1, whole genome shotgun sequence, a single window of DNA contains:
- the LOC139967492 gene encoding uncharacterized protein: MADEDPVRLSSTPSSRSSNSSGSEEAVQSSSIDLTSSTSPRKANSGFQCKLCTLVASSQSALDEHMNIHTGSRPYQCLECGFSCSLQSTLSQHLAVHRVEMSSSVLMRSPSVEEMQKSPRDQPPSLYPEVPRTLSLPSTAPQMIHSEELIPVPAPVGVFPDQSRIFQCKLCTHISPTKTHLNEHMNIHSGKKPYKCLVCGFSSAFRSSLMRHLIVHTGTSKQFKCDQCHYQTPYKCNLQAHRRKRHNSVENSEIPETTVATSLPEISKVSTPNSNHSDDSQSGVGIYPPSEMSSIGFPFSHAGQGMGNDRDNLSNGPSEERHDEAQENTTSGTTEILAGNENGYSNSSSAQPLQVSVSMDDSLMTKSSPGSGPNQTLDQNTYGIDHSLSSPVTENGEVADSAVGAGASHEPSSTSASPIASLSQMATSHSPLVQTSGNENLPVSSIWPTNAGFPIFIKKKKEGAKKRKRTPLPKRDFVMSPEQDMWIDTRSEGKSIVESQRPYFFSLPGNNVKTEDDHSIVYHDQNGLDLSTVAVARDGVRSASAEGQLNNHNSPVGISSLTQEDGDDKNVYPFHVYNQVGIPGRPHAKVSTGTQTDQSVLKEKADGQSNIGSDIPPQASKCPHCETYFTDTVMFTLHMSCHGRIHPFQCGICGYMCGDKIEFTCHITRSKHLR, translated from the coding sequence ATGGCTGACGAGGACCCAGTACGATTATCCAGTACACCAAGTTCACGGTCCAGCAATTCAAGCGGTTCAGAGGAAGCAGTTCAAAGTTCATCTATTGATTTAACAAGTAGCACTAGTCCAAGGAAAGCAAATTCAGGCTTCCAGTGCAAACTCTGTACCCTGGTAGCTTCCTCCCAGAGTGCATTGGATGaacatatgaatatacatactGGTAGCCGCCCCTATCAATGCCTGGAGTGCGGATTCAGTTGCTCCCTTCAGAGCACGTTATCACAACATCTAGCGGTCCACAGAGTAGAAATGAGCAGTTCGGTGCTTATGCGTTCCCCATCAGTCGAAGAGATGCAAAAATCACCCCGGGACCAGCCACCCTCTTTGTATCCTGAGGTGCCCCGAACATTGTCACTTCCAAGCACTGCTCCACAAATGATTCACTCCGAGGAGCTTATCCCTGTACCAGCACCAGTGGGGGTCTTTCCTGACCAAAGTAGGATATTCCAGTGTAAATTGTGTACGCATATCTCTCCGACAAAGACTCATTTGAATGaacacatgaatattcattctggCAAGAAGCCTTATAAGTGCCTGGTGTGTGGCTTTAGCAGTGCCTTTCGCAGCAGTCTTATGCGCCACCTCATTGTGCACACAGGCACTAGCAAGCAATTTAAGTGTGATCAGTGCCATTATCAAACCCCTTACAAATGTAATTTGCAGGCACATCGACGCAAGCGGCATAACTCCGTTGAAAACTCGGAAATTCCAGAGACGACCGTGGCCACATCTTTGCCTGAAATTTCCAAAGTCTCTACTCCCAACTCCAACCATTCAGATGACAGTCAAAGTGGAGTTGGCATCTACCCACCATCTGAAATGTCATCTATTGGCTTTCCATTCAGCCACGCGGGTCAGGGGATGGGAAATGATCGTGACAACCTCTCTAACGGTCCTAGTGAGGAACGCCATGATGAAGCTCAGGAAAATACTACCTCAGGTACAACAGAAATATTAGCGGGTAATGAAAATGGGTACTCAAACAGTTCTTCAGCACAGCCACTTCAAGTGTCGGTGTCAATGGATGATTCATTGATGACCAAATCCAGCCCCGGCTCAGGACCGAACCAGACCCTGGATCAGAACACCTACGGGATTGACCACTCCCTGTCCTCACCTGTAACGGAAAATGGAGAAGTTGCAGATTCAGCAGTAGGAGCAGGGGCCAGCCACGAGCCCTCATCTACCTCTGCCTCACCTATTGCTTCCCTCAGCCAAATGGCCACAAGTCACTCACCATTAGTGCAAACCTCAGGCAATGAAAACCTACCAGTATCCTCTATATGGCCAACTAATGCTGGCTTTCCCATCTTCatcaagaagaagaaggaaggaGCGAAGAAGAGGAAGCGCACACCTCTGCCAAAACGTGATTTTGTGATGTCCCCAGAGCAGGATATGTGGATTGATACTAGGTCAGAAGGTAAAAGTATCGTAGAGAGCCAACGCCCGTACTTCTTCAGCCTTCCTGGTAACAACGTGAAAACGGAGGATGACCACAGCATCGTATACCACGACCAGAATGGATTGGATCTGTCCACAGTGGCAGTTGCTCGGGACGGAGTCCGCAGTGCCTCTGCTGAAGGACAACTGAACAACCACAATTCACCAGTCGGCATTTCATCACTTACTCAGGAAGATGGGGATGACAAGAATGTGTACCCATTCCATGTGTATAATCAGGTGGGTATCCCAGGGCGACCACATGCCAAAGTCTCCACGGGTACACAAACAGACCAGTCAGTCCTCAAAGAGAAAGCTGATGGTCAGTCCAATATAGGTTCCGATATACCTCCTCAGGCGTCTAAGTGTCCACACTGTGAAACTTACTTCACTGACACGGTTATGTTCACTCTACACATGAGTTGTCATGGGCGCATCCATCCGTTCCAATGTGGCATTTGCGGGTACATGTGTGGTGACAAAATCGAATTTACGTGTCACATCACACGCAGCAAACATCTAAGGTAA